The sequence below is a genomic window from Massilia oculi.
TCTTGTAAGCCATTGCTTTCTCTATTCCTTGCGATACCAAAGCGCCATTCTAATCCGAGAAGCAAGACGGCGTCGGGGCGGGCATCGGTGGAACCGTCCACCGATGCCCGCCCCGTCAATATACAGGCAGGACGTACGCTGGTTCAGCGCAGCGGCAAGGGATACGTGGCCGGGCTGACGTTGCCATCCTTGTCGACCGCCTGCACGCCGAAGAACACATTGTCCTTCGACAGGTCGACGGTCGCTTCCGTCACATTGCCGACCCACTTCGAATTTTCCCAATTCGCGCTGGTCGTGTCGCGCCACACGAGGCGGTAGCCGGCCAGGTCTGGCTCGGCATTGGCCTTCCACACCAGGGTCGAATCGTTGGTGAGACCCGCGGTGCGCAGCTTGACTTCCTGCGGTGCGGATGGCGCCAGCGCCAGCGAGGCCATGGCGGCGCCATTCACCTTGGTCACGTTGGCAACGTAGCGGAAGTCCACATGGTCGATCGTGTCGCCATACACCTTGCCGTTTTCGGTGCGCAGGTCCTGGTGCTGGTGGTCGAAGTTCTCGGCCGGCTCGGTGAAGCGCAGCGCGGCATAGCCCTGCTCCAGGAACGGCATGTGGTCGCCGCCGCGCAGGTAGCGGTCGTGACGCTGGATGACGCTGACCTTGAAGCCCTTCACGTAGCGCTCGCCCTGCTCCTTGGTGTGGCGCGCGAGCTGGCGCGAGATCGAATCGTTCTCGCCGCCGGTGGCCACCAGCTGGCGCACGGCCTCGCTCATTTCCTTGGTCGCCGGGATGCTCTGGGCGAACAGGCGCACCGATCGATCGTCGACCTTGCCGTCGTCGCCGCGCGAGCTGCCGATGATGTCGTTGGTGAACATGCCGGCCACGTTCCAGCCTTTTTCGCGCGCCTGGGTCGCCCAGTGGCGCGCGCCGATCAGCCCCTGCTCCTCGGCCGCGACGGCCATGAACACGAGCGTGGCGTCGAACTTGTACCTGGCCATCACGCACGCCAGTTCCATGATCGCGGCGGTGCCCGAGGCGTCGTCGTTGGCGCCCGGCGCATCCGACGTTGCGTCCATCACGTCCGAGGCGCGCGAGTCGTAATGGCCGCTGACCACGTACATGCGGTCCTTCGAGGCGGCCTGCGTGCCCGGCAGGGTCGCGACCACGTTGACGATCTCGGTCGGCTTCGAGATGCGCGCCGATACGGGGGCCACGTGGCTGTCGAAGGCTACCTGCAGCGGGGTGCCGGCGCCGCAGCGCTCCAGCTCGGCCTTGATCCAGCGGCGCGCGGCGCCGATGCCGCGCGTCTCGGATGCGGTTTCCGACATCGTGTGGCGCGTGCCGAAGCTCACCAGCTTGCGGATATGGCTTTCGATCCGCTTCTGAGAAATTTCGCCGAGGATCTTGTTGATTTGGGCTTGCTGGGCGGTGATGTTCGGCTGCGCCGGGGTGGCTGCCGGGGTGGCTGCATGCGCGCTTGCCGAAGCGGCCAGCAGGGCCGCCAGCAAGGCGGTGGAAACACGGGCGTGAGGCATGGTGTCCTTTCTGGTATTGATGTGCAAGCTGTAACAGATGAGCTTGCACATCTTGCCACGCGGCCGTGGGAATGTCAGTCAATACATGTCATCAAGCGATCATGTCGTGGCCTTGGCTCCCGCCTTCGCGTCGGCCGTCTGGTTCGGCCTGGCGTCTTTCGCGGCAGGCTTGGCGACGGCGCCTTCCTTGCCCTTGCCGTTGACCACCAGGCCGGCCTCGGACAGCTTGGCGGCCTTTTTATCGCCCAGCCCTTTGACGCGCCCCTGCAGGTCGGCCCAGTCCTTGAACTCGCCCTTGGCGCGTTCGTCCAGGATGGTCTTGGACATGCTCGGTCCCACACCCTTCACGCCATCGAGCGCCGCGGCGTCGGCCTTGTTGACGTCTACCTGGGCGAAGGCGAAGCCGGCCGAGGCGACCAGCGCGGCGGCCGCCAGCATCAGATTCTTGATCATTGAACGTTCTCCGTAAGTGAATGCTCCCGGCGGCGGGACGCCGCCGGTGTTCACTTAGACGGATGACCCCGGCTATTGTTGGGGTCCGGGGACTGAGCGCGATCAAGCGTCAGGCGGAAAACAACTCCTCGCGCGTCACGGTCGCCGTGCCCAGCTTGCCGACCACGATGCCGCCGGCGCGGTTGGCCGTCACCAGGGCCTCGGCCAGCGGCGCCTTGGCGCCGAGCATGGTGGCGAGCGTGGCGATCACGGTGTCGCCCGCGCCCGAGACGTCGAACACTTCGCGCGCATCGGCATGCACGTGCAGCACCTCGTCCCGCGTGAACAGGCTCATGCCCTCTTCGGAACGGGTCAGCAGCAGCGCATCCAGGCCCAGCTCCTCGCGCAGCTTCTGCGCTTTCTCGAGCAATTGTTCTTCGGTCTTCCAGCCACCCACCACTTGCTGCAGCTCGGAGCGGTTCGGGGTCAGGATGCTCGCGCCCCGGTACGGCGTGAAATCGTCGCCCTTCGGATCGACCAGCACGATCTTGCCGGCAGCGCGCGCCAGCGCAATCATCTCGGCCACATTGACCAGGGAACCCTTGTTGTAGTCGGACAGGATGATGACGTCGTAGTCCGGCAGCAGCGCCTTGAACTGGGTGAGCTTGTCGCGCAGGACGTTCTCGGTCGGCGCATCCTCGAAGTCGATGCGCACCATCTGCTGCTGGCGGCCGATCACGCGCAGCTTGATGATGGTCGAAATCGACTCGTCGCGCTTGAGGTAGCTGTGGATGCCTCCGTCCTGCAGCAATTGTTCCATCTGGTCGCCCGCCTCGTCGGCGCCGGCCACGCCCAGGAGGCCTGTGTGGGCGCCAAGGGCGGCGGCATTGCGCGCCACGTTGGCGGCGCCGCCCAGGCGCTCTTCACGCTTCTGGATGCGCACCACCGGCACCGGCGCCTCGGGCGAGATGCGCGAGACGTCGCCGAACCAGTAGCGGTCGAGCATGACGTCGCCCACCACCAGCAGGCGCACGGAAGACAGTTGCGGGGCCGCCTCCCGGCGGAAATCGTCGGCTGCCAGCAGGCGGCTCGGAGTCGGGTTGTTCATCGTGCTCAGTTCATCACATTCAGTTCTTCGGTGCGGCGCGGCGGATAGGAATCCCAGCGGTTGCACCCCGGGCAGTGCCAGTAGAACTGGCGCGCCTTGAAGCCGCAGTGGCTGCACTGGTAGCGCGCCAGTTTCTGCGTATAGCGCTGCACCAGGTTCTTGACCATCGACAGCTCTTCCCAGATATTCGCCGGCGCATCCATCAGGCGCGCTTCCAGCAGTTTATCCAGGCCCAGCAAGGTTGGATTGCGGCGCAGCTCTTCGACCACCAGTTCCTTGGCCGCCTGCACGCCATCGAGCTCGATGACGGCCTTGAACACGACCTCGATCAGGTCGATCGACGACGCTTCGGCCAGGTAGGACTTGAGCAGGTTGACGCCTTCCTGCGGGCGGCCCACCTTGCGGTAGCCATCCATCAGGCGCGCGGCCACCAGGGCCACGTGCGGCACGCTCTGCTGCTCGACGCGGCGCCAGGTCTTCAATGCCTCTTCGACGTCGCCCTGGGCCAGCTGCGCGTCGCCGCGCAGGATGGTGGCGCGCACGCTGTGGCGGTCGGCTTCCAGTGCCTTGTCGAGCAATTGCATGGCGTCGCCGGACGCCGTGTGCACCAGCGCATCCTGGGCCAGTTCACAATAGAACTGGGCGATTTCCTTCTGGCGCGATCCGGCGCCCGAATCCTGCAGGCCTTCGGCGGCCGCGATCGCGCGTTTCCACTCCTTCTCGCGCTGGTAGATCTCGAGCAGCGAACGGCGCGCCTTGACCGCATACGAGGTATCGACCAGCTGGTTGAAGGTTTCCTCGGCGCGGTCCAGCAGGCCGGCCTTCAGGTAATCGATGCCGAGCTCGTACTGCGCATGCGCCTTCTCATCGAGCGGCAGGTCGGGCCGCGCCAGCAGGTTCTGGTGCACCCGGATCGCGCGCTCGGTCTCGCCGCGGCGGCGGAACAGGTTGCCGAGGGCAAAGTGCATGTCGGCCGATTCGGGATCGAGCTTGACGATCTCGATGAAGGAATCGATGGCTTTATCGGGCTGGTCGTTCAGCAGGTGGTTGAGGCCCTTGAAATAACCACGCGGCAAGGTACGCGATTCGGAGACCAGTTCATTGATGTCGACCCGGGCAGCGAGCCAGCCTAGGCCAAAAAAGAATGGGATGCCAAGCAGCATCCAGAGTTCAAATTCCATGGATTCTAGTTTTCTTATTGTTCAGGGACGCGGTGCAGGCGGCGGAGTCACGCTGTCCGGCGTCGGCGCCGCATTGCCGGTGCCGGCGGCGCTTTGCAGGGACTGGATGGTGATCTTGTTCAGCCACTTCTCGCGGCGCTGGCGGAACACGGTCGGGGCCAGGGCCAGGATGCCGAAGGCGGCGCCGGCCACGAAGAAGGCCAGCAGCATCAGCACCAGCGGGCCGCGCAATTCATATTGCAGGAAGAAATGCAGATCGACTTCCTGGGTGTTCTTCAGGGCAAAGCCGAAGAACAGGATGAACAGGACGATTCCGACGATGGTCGAGACGAATTTCATCAGCAGGTTCCGCTGGAGAATGATGTGAGGGCGAAGTGTCGCATATTCGCCATGATATTTCAAAATAACACCGGGCGTGGGCCCGATGGGCAATCGGAGAGAGGCGAAAAAAAACGGCATCCTCGCGGATGCCGTTTCTCGGGACTGCAGGGCGACTCAATCGTTGATGATCGGTTGCCCGACCATCGCATCCACCCGCTCGCGCAACTGCTTGCCCGGCTTGAAGTGCGGCACCCGTTTTTCGGGCACCATCACCTTGTCGCCGGACTTCGGATTGCGTCCGATGCGCGGGGGACGGCTGTTCAGCGAGAAGCTGCCGAAACCACGGATCTCGATGCGCTGCCCGGTCGCCAGGGCGTTGGTCATCGCATCGAGGATGGTCTTGACAGCGAACTCCGCATCCTTTGCCACCAGCTGGGAATAACGCTCAGCCAGACGGTTGATCAGCTCGGATTTGGTCATCGCAGCTCCAGTCAAAAACTGATGAGTTCTTGCTTAGTTCTTGTTATCGAACTTGGCCTTCAGCAGTGCGCCCAGGCTGGTGGTGCCCGAAGCAGCGCTGTTGTCGTTCGCCAGTTTGCTCATCGCTTCCTGGGTGTCGGCGCTGTCTTTCGCCTTGATCGACAGCTGGATGCTGCGAGCCTTGCGATCGATGTTGATGACCAGGGCTTCGACCTTGTCGCCCACTTTCAGGTGGGTGCCGGCGTCTTCCACGCGGTCACGCGAGATTTCCGAAGCGCGCAGGTAGCCTTCGACTTCTTCGGACAGCGAGATCACGGCGCCTTTTGGCTCAACCGATTTCACGGTGCCGGTGACCAGCGAACCCTTGTCGTTCAGCGACGAGTAGGTGTTGAACGGGTCGCCTTCCAGCTGCTTCACGCCCAGCGAAACACGCTCGCGCTCGACGTCGATTGCCAGCACGACCGCTTCCAGCTCGTCGCCCTTCTTGAACTTGCGCACGGCTTCTTCGCCGGCTTCGGTCCACGACAGGTCCGACAGGTGGACCAGGCCATCGATATTGCCTGGCAGGCCGATGAAGACGCCGAAGTCGGTGATCGACTTGATCGAACCCTTGACCTTGTCGCCCTTCTTGTGGGTCATGCCGAAGTCGTCCCATGGATTCGCCTTGCACTGCTTCATGCCCAGCGAGATACGGCGACGCTCTTCGTCGATTTCCAGGACCATGACTTCGACTTCGTCGCCCAGCTGGACAACCTTGTTCGGAGCCACGTTCTTGTTGGTCCAGTCCATTTCCGACACGTGGACCAGGCCTTCGATGCCTTGTTCCACTTCGACGAACGCGCCGTAGTCGGTCAGGTTGGTGACTTTACCGAACAGGCGGGTGCCTTGTGGGTAACGACGCGACAGACCGGTCCATGGATCGTCGCCCAGTTGCTTGACGCCCAGCGAAACGCGGTTCTTCTCTTGATCGTACTTGAGGACCTTAGCGGTGATCTCTTGGCCAACCGACAGGACTTCCGACGGGTGACGCACGCGACGCCATGCCAGGTCGGTGATGTGCAGCAGGCCGTCGATGCCGCCCAGGTCGACGAACGCACCGTAGTCGGTGATGTTCTTGACGACGCCGGTGACCACGGTGCCTTCTTTCAGGGTTTCCATCAGCTTGGCGCGCTCTTCGCCCATCGATGCTTCGATGACGGCGCGACGCGACAGCACGACGTTGTTACGCTTGCGGTCCAGCTTGATGACCTTGAATTCGAGGGTCTTGCCTTCGAATGGGGTGGTGTCCTTGACTGGACGGGTGTCAACCAGCGAACCCGGCAGGAAGGCGCGGATGCCGTTGGTCAGGACGGTCAGGCCGCCTTTGACTTTACCGTTGACGGTACCGGTGACGATTTCGCCCGATTCCATCGCTTTTTCCAGTGCCAGCCACGATGCCAGGCGCTTGGCCTTGTCGCGCGACAAGATGGTGTCGCCGAAGCCGTTTTCCAGCGACTCGATAGCCACGGAAACGAAATCGCCGATCTGAACTTCCAGTTCGCCCTGGTCGTTCTTGAATTCTTCAACCGGGATGAACGCTTCCGACTTCAGGCCGGCGTTGACGATCACGAAGTTGTGATCCAGGCGCACGACTTCAGCCGAAATGACTTCGCCCGAACGCATGTCCTGACGCGACAGCGATTCCTCGAAGAGGGCTGCGAAGCTTTCCATACCGGTATCTTGGGTTGCAGTAGACATAAAAGGAGTGTTATTTCATGTTAGCCAGCAGGCCGGCAATATGCGGACTGAACTGGGTTAGGGTTGAAACACGCCTGCAACATAAAAACGCGTTGCAGACACCAAAGGACGGCGATCTCTTGCCGATAGCGCCGCTGAACGGCGCCACCAGCCCAAAAACCGTCGTCCCCGCGAAGGCGGGGACCCAAGTTTGCTTGCCTACCACGGCGATGACTCGAGCCAACGGTATGCATCGAACTGTGATTCCCGCCTGCGCGGGAATGACGTTTTGACGCCCAGGGCTTACGCCGAAAGCATCGAAACGCCATTCAAAGTCTTTAAAAAACTCTTCTTGATTACTGTTGCCGGGCTACTTCTGCGCATACCAGGCCAACACCTGGTCCACTGCCTGATCCACGCCCATTTCGGAGGTGTCCAGCAGATGCGCATCGCTTGCCGGGGCCAGGGGAGCGACCGCGCGATTGGTGTCGCGCTCGTCTCTTGCCTGCAAATCTGCCAGGAGGTCGTTCATATTAGCAGAAAACCCTTTGTCAATCAATTGCTTATACCGGCGTTGCGCACGTGCCTCAACACTCGCGGTCAAGAACACCTTCAGCCTGGCGGTCGGGAAGATCACCGTGCCCATGTCGCGCCCGTCGGCCACCAGGCCCGGCGTCTGGCGAAAGCCCAGCTGCAGCCCGACCAGCGCCTGGCGCACGGTCGGCAGCGCCGCGATCTTCGACGCCATATTGCCCACTTCCTCGGCCCGGATCGCGTGCGTCACGTCCTCGTGCGCCAGGTAGATATGCTCTCCCTGGAAGCGCGCCGGCAGGTGCTCGGCCAGCTTGGCGATCGCGTGCTCGTCGCGTAATTCCACCCCGCGGCGCAACGCCTGCAGCGCCGTCAGGCGGTACAGGGCGCCCGAGTCGAGCAAGTGAAAACTGAGGCGCTCGGCGACCCGGCTGGCGACCGTCCCCTTGCCGGATGCGGTGGGGCCGTCGATGGTGATGACTGGTACGTTCGAATTCGGCATGCGGATCCTGGCAATCGGTTAGAACAGCTCGTCGCGGGCGATGCCCGCGAACGCTTCGAAATAATCGGGGAAGGTCTTGGCGACGCATTTCGGATCGTTGATGCGCATCGCGTTGCCGCGGCGCGCCTTGCCGTCCAGCGAGGCGAGCGAGAAGCACATCGCCATCCGGTGGTCGTCGTAGGTGTCGATCGTGGCCGGCTTGAGTTCCTCCGGTGGGGTGATGCGGATATAGTCCGGCCCCTCCTCCACCTCGGCGCCGACCTTGCGCAATTCGGTCGCCATGGCCGCCAGGCGGTCGGTTTCCTTCACGCGCCAGCTGGCGATATTGCGCAGGGTGCTCGGGCCGTCGGCGTACAGCGCCGCCACCGCGATCGTCATCGCCGCGTCCGGAATATGGTTGAAGTCGGCGTCGATGGCTTTCAGCACGCCGTTCGACCTCGCCTCGATCCAGTTGTCGCCGCGGGTGATGATGGCGCCCATGCGTTCGAGCGCATCGGCGAAGCGCACGTCGCCCTGGATGCTGTGCTCGCCCACGCCTTCCACCCGCACCGGACCGCCGGCGATCGCGCCGGCCGCCAGGAAGTAGGACGCCGACGACGCGTCGCCCTCGACGTGGATGGTGCCCGGGCTGCGATAGCGCTGGCCCGGATGCACGGTGAACGAGGCCCAGCCGTTCTGCTCGACCTCGACGCCGAAGCGGCGCATCAGGTTCAGGGTGATCTCGATATACGGCTTCGAAATCAGTTCGCCGACGACGTCGATCGCCACCGGATGGGTCTTGGCCATCAGCGGCGCCGCCATCAGGAGCGCGGTCAGGAACTGGCTCGACACATTGCCGCGTACGGCGATGCGTTGCGGGTTGACGCGGCCGCGGCGGATGCGCAGCGGCGGAAAGCCCTGTTCTCCCGTGTACTCGATCCGGGCGCCGACCTCGTTCAGCGCGTCCACCAGGTCGCCGATCGGACGCTCGTGCATGCGCGACACGCCGTGCAGGGTATAGTCGCCGCCGATCACGGCCAGCGCCGCCGTCAGCGGACGGATCGCGGTGCCGGCATTGCCCATGAACAGATCGGCTTCATGGTTCGGCAGCTCGCCGCCATTGCCGTGCACGACCACGGTGCGCTCGTCGACTTCATCCCATTGAATGCCCAGCGAGCGCAGCGCGCCCAGCATCACCATGGTGTCGTCCGAGGCCAGCAGGTCGTGGATCGTGGTCGCGCCCTCGGACAGCGCCGCCAGCAGCAGCGTGCGGTTCGAGATGGACTTGGAACCCGGCAGCCGCACCGTGCCCTGCGCATGAAGCACGGGCTCGAGGTCGATATGCTGCGGATAGTGTTTTTGCTGCGTCATGTGTTTTCCTGATTGGGCGAACGCCGTTCGGGCGAGCCGGCTTCGATGGCCTCTTGCCATTCGCGGCGGGCGCGCTGGGCGGTCGCATAGATTCCTTGCAAGCCGATGCCGTCCGCGGCCGCGAGCATGGCCCGCATCGACGTCAATTGTGCCAGATATGCATCCAGCTCGGTCAGCAGAGCAGCGCGGTTGGCCAGGCTGATGTCGCGCCACATCTCGGGCGACGAACCGGCGATGCGCGTGAAGTCGCGGAAACCGCTGGCGGCGTACTGGAACAGCAGGTCCGCATGCGGCCTGGCGGCGATGTCGTCCACCAGCGCATAGGCCAGCAGGTGCGGCAGATGGCTGACGGCGGCGAACACGCGGTCATGGTCCTCAGGGCTGAGCGTGTGGATGACGGCGCCGCAGGCGCGCCAGGCGGCGGCGACTGTTTCGACGTCCTGCGCGGCGTTCTCCGGCAGCGGCGTCAGCACGCACTTCTTGCCCTGGTACAGCTTGGGGAGCGCGGCGTCGGGACCGTTCGATTCGCTGCCCGCGATCGGGTGGCCCGGCACGAACCGGTGCACCCGGTCCCGCATCACCGCGCGCGCGGCCGCGACCACGTCGCACTTGGTGCTGCCGGCGTCGGTCACGACCGTATGGGGCTCGAGGTGCGGCAGCAGCGCTTCGAGGATCGGGCCGGTCTGGGCCACCGGCGCGGCCAGCAGCACCAGGTCGGCGCCGCGCAGCGCGTCGGCATGGTCCTCGGTCACCCGATCGACGATGCCCAGCTCCAGCGCGCGCGCCAGCGCTTCCGGGTGGCGGCCGATGCCGACCACCTCGCCGACCTGGCCGGCGCGCTTGAGCGCCAGCGCGAACGAGCCGCCGATCAGGCCTACGCCGACGATAACGACTTTAGCGAGCATTCAGCCTCGCGCGCTCGCGCTCTCCGTC
It includes:
- a CDS encoding LapA family protein; its protein translation is MKFVSTIVGIVLFILFFGFALKNTQEVDLHFFLQYELRGPLVLMLLAFFVAGAAFGILALAPTVFRQRREKWLNKITIQSLQSAAGTGNAAPTPDSVTPPPAPRP
- the rpsA gene encoding 30S ribosomal protein S1, whose protein sequence is MSTATQDTGMESFAALFEESLSRQDMRSGEVISAEVVRLDHNFVIVNAGLKSEAFIPVEEFKNDQGELEVQIGDFVSVAIESLENGFGDTILSRDKAKRLASWLALEKAMESGEIVTGTVNGKVKGGLTVLTNGIRAFLPGSLVDTRPVKDTTPFEGKTLEFKVIKLDRKRNNVVLSRRAVIEASMGEERAKLMETLKEGTVVTGVVKNITDYGAFVDLGGIDGLLHITDLAWRRVRHPSEVLSVGQEITAKVLKYDQEKNRVSLGVKQLGDDPWTGLSRRYPQGTRLFGKVTNLTDYGAFVEVEQGIEGLVHVSEMDWTNKNVAPNKVVQLGDEVEVMVLEIDEERRRISLGMKQCKANPWDDFGMTHKKGDKVKGSIKSITDFGVFIGLPGNIDGLVHLSDLSWTEAGEEAVRKFKKGDELEAVVLAIDVERERVSLGVKQLEGDPFNTYSSLNDKGSLVTGTVKSVEPKGAVISLSEEVEGYLRASEISRDRVEDAGTHLKVGDKVEALVINIDRKARSIQLSIKAKDSADTQEAMSKLANDNSAASGTTSLGALLKAKFDNKN
- a CDS encoding integration host factor subunit beta, with amino-acid sequence MTKSELINRLAERYSQLVAKDAEFAVKTILDAMTNALATGQRIEIRGFGSFSLNSRPPRIGRNPKSGDKVMVPEKRVPHFKPGKQLRERVDAMVGQPIIND
- the aroA gene encoding 3-phosphoshikimate 1-carboxyvinyltransferase, giving the protein MTQQKHYPQHIDLEPVLHAQGTVRLPGSKSISNRTLLLAALSEGATTIHDLLASDDTMVMLGALRSLGIQWDEVDERTVVVHGNGGELPNHEADLFMGNAGTAIRPLTAALAVIGGDYTLHGVSRMHERPIGDLVDALNEVGARIEYTGEQGFPPLRIRRGRVNPQRIAVRGNVSSQFLTALLMAAPLMAKTHPVAIDVVGELISKPYIEITLNLMRRFGVEVEQNGWASFTVHPGQRYRSPGTIHVEGDASSASYFLAAGAIAGGPVRVEGVGEHSIQGDVRFADALERMGAIITRGDNWIEARSNGVLKAIDADFNHIPDAAMTIAVAALYADGPSTLRNIASWRVKETDRLAAMATELRKVGAEVEEGPDYIRITPPEELKPATIDTYDDHRMAMCFSLASLDGKARRGNAMRINDPKCVAKTFPDYFEAFAGIARDELF
- a CDS encoding M20/M25/M40 family metallo-hydrolase; amino-acid sequence: MPHARVSTALLAALLAASASAHAATPAATPAQPNITAQQAQINKILGEISQKRIESHIRKLVSFGTRHTMSETASETRGIGAARRWIKAELERCGAGTPLQVAFDSHVAPVSARISKPTEIVNVVATLPGTQAASKDRMYVVSGHYDSRASDVMDATSDAPGANDDASGTAAIMELACVMARYKFDATLVFMAVAAEEQGLIGARHWATQAREKGWNVAGMFTNDIIGSSRGDDGKVDDRSVRLFAQSIPATKEMSEAVRQLVATGGENDSISRQLARHTKEQGERYVKGFKVSVIQRHDRYLRGGDHMPFLEQGYAALRFTEPAENFDHQHQDLRTENGKVYGDTIDHVDFRYVANVTKVNGAAMASLALAPSAPQEVKLRTAGLTNDSTLVWKANAEPDLAGYRLVWRDTTSANWENSKWVGNVTEATVDLSKDNVFFGVQAVDKDGNVSPATYPLPLR
- the lapB gene encoding lipopolysaccharide assembly protein LapB, with the protein product MEFELWMLLGIPFFFGLGWLAARVDINELVSESRTLPRGYFKGLNHLLNDQPDKAIDSFIEIVKLDPESADMHFALGNLFRRRGETERAIRVHQNLLARPDLPLDEKAHAQYELGIDYLKAGLLDRAEETFNQLVDTSYAVKARRSLLEIYQREKEWKRAIAAAEGLQDSGAGSRQKEIAQFYCELAQDALVHTASGDAMQLLDKALEADRHSVRATILRGDAQLAQGDVEEALKTWRRVEQQSVPHVALVAARLMDGYRKVGRPQEGVNLLKSYLAEASSIDLIEVVFKAVIELDGVQAAKELVVEELRRNPTLLGLDKLLEARLMDAPANIWEELSMVKNLVQRYTQKLARYQCSHCGFKARQFYWHCPGCNRWDSYPPRRTEELNVMN
- a CDS encoding ComEA family DNA-binding protein, with product MIKNLMLAAAALVASAGFAFAQVDVNKADAAALDGVKGVGPSMSKTILDERAKGEFKDWADLQGRVKGLGDKKAAKLSEAGLVVNGKGKEGAVAKPAAKDARPNQTADAKAGAKATT
- the cmk gene encoding (d)CMP kinase — translated: MPNSNVPVITIDGPTASGKGTVASRVAERLSFHLLDSGALYRLTALQALRRGVELRDEHAIAKLAEHLPARFQGEHIYLAHEDVTHAIRAEEVGNMASKIAALPTVRQALVGLQLGFRQTPGLVADGRDMGTVIFPTARLKVFLTASVEARAQRRYKQLIDKGFSANMNDLLADLQARDERDTNRAVAPLAPASDAHLLDTSEMGVDQAVDQVLAWYAQK
- a CDS encoding prephenate dehydrogenase; amino-acid sequence: MLAKVVIVGVGLIGGSFALALKRAGQVGEVVGIGRHPEALARALELGIVDRVTEDHADALRGADLVLLAAPVAQTGPILEALLPHLEPHTVVTDAGSTKCDVVAAARAVMRDRVHRFVPGHPIAGSESNGPDAALPKLYQGKKCVLTPLPENAAQDVETVAAAWRACGAVIHTLSPEDHDRVFAAVSHLPHLLAYALVDDIAARPHADLLFQYAASGFRDFTRIAGSSPEMWRDISLANRAALLTELDAYLAQLTSMRAMLAAADGIGLQGIYATAQRARREWQEAIEAGSPERRSPNQENT
- the rfaE1 gene encoding D-glycero-beta-D-manno-heptose-7-phosphate kinase, coding for MNNPTPSRLLAADDFRREAAPQLSSVRLLVVGDVMLDRYWFGDVSRISPEAPVPVVRIQKREERLGGAANVARNAAALGAHTGLLGVAGADEAGDQMEQLLQDGGIHSYLKRDESISTIIKLRVIGRQQQMVRIDFEDAPTENVLRDKLTQFKALLPDYDVIILSDYNKGSLVNVAEMIALARAAGKIVLVDPKGDDFTPYRGASILTPNRSELQQVVGGWKTEEQLLEKAQKLREELGLDALLLTRSEEGMSLFTRDEVLHVHADAREVFDVSGAGDTVIATLATMLGAKAPLAEALVTANRAGGIVVGKLGTATVTREELFSA